A single Gambusia affinis linkage group LG20, SWU_Gaff_1.0, whole genome shotgun sequence DNA region contains:
- the cmn gene encoding calymmin isoform X2 produces MAGRLVLQGVLVLCLVQAAHTGGNVPQNGGRAASFLIPSKGYGAGMNKGVGINGGRTAAANGYGAKAGPANLQKMNGFGAPAGGYGRQAAKGNGAAAASQSGFGNIGNGYGVISGPTTLQQIKGYGAPAGPYLGPATKGNGYGAHAAAYGGQGDKGNGYGAQAGGYGGQGSKGNGQRLAGGASSSNEGKPNGQGHGGNRLKGYGRPHYIPAVGMGQFRGPRPVRDQGNVYGGNGYRTHPTKGFNGGYGGAGLGLGSLYGNGIKGPMKGYSASAGVSNGQGSQSSGYENTRGAALGPQTGYANGATPNGFGSNHEGYGSVKGFGPQINGRGAGRVAALGGYEHQPEGFGSVTGRGAASSGGNGLKGGVLPTRQQAAASRPTAGVHDYLGPNEKHQNLASPGSQDKTYKQNQLHLGSGPESAPAVHRSPEPPHGLEPATLGPKGTKYKTEPGAVLSPENGRIQGAKEAKPDCGASRQWMKRLKSGNAGGAEANKPGGFNFPGLSNGHGAGLAYPYGGSIAQPGYGQGVYPAAGYENLYGALGQSLPAAEQSGGTTRVSFGEAPAGIDGISQLEAQPAGRLPNGAPPGGQTLGLTAEKSNSKYGVGGLQFGEPVHLGTNGAGNYGYGGNLQLPAGDGKAAGKYGYGGVLNGGQLLGLGNNGNVPDYGTLPYEAQPAGFTPEAISAGQHGLIGSPYHPAPSGFGYNGKSAAKYENVGYLKGQVKPEAVALPTPSLSLEDSPDLVGSFTPDEGVKDLSDGTAGLLDSSPAAETRGEAHLSENPDDLQLPRQIQIQQQLKLHFHPQGGKKYDLNGFFGNSDHQD; encoded by the exons ATGGCGGGACGGCTTGTCCTTCAAGGAGTTCTGGTTCTTTGTTTGGTGCAGGCGGCACACACAGGCG GAAATGTACCTCAGAACGGCGGCAGGGCTGCATCGTTCCTGATCCCATCGAAAG gttATGGAGCTGGGATGAACAAAGGAGTTGGAATAAATg GAGGAAGAACTGCAGCCGCTAACG gATATGGAGCAAAAGCTGGACCAGCAAATCTACAAAAAATGAACG GTTTTGGTGCTCCAGCTGGTGGATATGGCAGACAAGCAGCTAAAG GTAAtggtgctgcagctgcttcacaAAGTGGATTTGGAAATATAGGCAACG GGTATGGAGTTATATCTGGACCAACCACTCTACAACAAATCAAAG GCTACGGGGCTCCAGCTGGTCCATATTTAGGACCAGCAACCAAAGGCAACG gTTATGGTGCTCATGCTGCAGCGTATGGTGGGCAAGGAGATAAAGGCAATg GTTACGGAGCTCAAGCCGGTGGATATGGAGGGCAAGGCAGTAAAGGCAATG GTCAAAGACTTGCAGGTGGAGCGTCGAGTAGCAATGAAGGAAAGCCAAATG GTCAGGGACATGGAGGGAACCGCCTGAAGGGATATGGCCGACCTCATTATATTCCAG CTGTGGGAATGGGACAGTTCAGAGGCCCCCGTCCTGTCAGAGACCAAGGGAATG tgtatggTGGTAATGGTTACAGAACTCATCCAACTAAAG GTTTCAATGGAGGTTATGGTGGAGCGGGTTTGGGTCTGGGATCTCTGTATGGAAACGGCATAAAGGGACCAATGAAAG gTTACAGTGCTTCAGCTGGTGTATCCAATGGACAAGGTTCACAATCCAGTG GATATGAAAATACCAGAGGAGCTGCTTTAGGACCCCAAACAG GGTATGCAAATGGAGCAACTCCCAATGGGTTTGGATCCAACCATGAAG GTTATGGATCTGTGAAAGGATTTGGTCCTCAAATTAATG GCCGTGGAGCTGGACGTGTTGCTGCGCTGGGGGGTTACGAACACCAACCTGAGG GTTTTGGGTCGGTGACTGGAAGAGGAGCAGCTTCATCGGGTGGAAACGGCCTGAAAGGCGGAGTCCTGCCGACTCGGCAACAGGCTGCTGCTTCCAGACCCACCGCTGGCGTTCACGACTACCTGGGGCCAAACGAGAAGCACCAGAACCTGGCTTCACCTGGGTCACAAGATAAAACTtacaaacagaaccagctgCACCTGGGCTCCGGTCCAGAATCGGCTCCAGCTGTACACAGATCCCCAGAGCCTCCGCACGGACTTGAACCGGCAACTTTGGGTCCAAAAGGAaccaaatataaaacagaaccaggagCGGTTCTTTCTCCAG aaaatgggAGAATTCAAGGAGCCAAAGAGGCCAAACCTG ACTGTGGAGCATCCAGACAGTGGATGAAGAGGCTAAAATCCG GGAATGCAGGCGGTGCTGAAGCAAACAAACCTG gaGGATTCAACTTTCCAGGACTCAGTAACGGACATGGAGCAG GTCTTGCGTATCCCTACGGAGGAAGCATTGCTCAGCCTg GTTACGGACAAGGCGTCTACCCTGCAGCTGGATACGAAAACCTATATGGAG ctCTTGGTCAGAGTTTGCCTGCTGCTGAACAGTCGG GTGGAACCACTCGGGTTTCATTTGGTGAAGCGCCTGCAGGAATTGACG GAATAAGTCAGTTGGAGGCTCAGCCTGCAGGCCGTCTTCCAAACGGTGCGCCTCCTGGTGGTCAGACGCTCGGACTGACTGCGGAGAAATCGAACTCCAAATACG GTGTTGGCGGGCTGCAGTTTGGGGAACCCGTCCATCTGGGAACCAACGGGGCAGGAAACTACG GTTATGGAGGTAacctgcagcttcctgcaggcGACGGTAAAGCAGCTGGAAAATACG gATATGGAGGCGTCCTAAACGGTGGGCAGCTTTTAGGCCTGGGCAACAATGGAAATGTACCAG ATTATGGGACTCTTCCCTATGAAGCTCAACCAGCTGGATTTACTCCTGAAGCGATTTCTGCCGGCCAACATG GCCTCATTGGATCACCGTATCATCCTGCACCTTCTGGATTTGGATATAACGGAAAATCAGCTGCAAAATATG AGAATGTGGGCTACTTAAAAGGACAAGTGAAGCCAGAAG CGGTTGCACTTCCCACTCCCAGTCTGTCCCTGGAGGACTCGCCAGACCTTGTAGGCTCCTTCACACCGGATGAGGGTGTGAAGGATTTATCCGACGGCACGGCGGGTCTACTGGACTCTTCACCTGCGGCAGAGACGCGGGGCGAAGCTCACCTGTCTGAGAATCCGGATGACCTGCAGCTGCCGCGGCAGATACAAATTCAGCAGCAACTCAAGCTGCATTTCCACCCTCAAG GAGGAAAGAAATATGACTTGAATGGATTCTTTGGGAACAGTGACCATCAAG ATTGA
- the cmn gene encoding calymmin isoform X6 gives MAGRLVLQGVLVLCLVQAAHTGGNVPQNGGRAASFLIPSKGYGAGMNKGVGINGGRTAAANGYGAKAGPANLQKMNGGFGAPAGGYGRQAAKGYGVISGPTTLQQIKGYGAPAGPYLGPATKGNGYGAHAAAYGGQGDKGNGYGAQAGGYGGQGSKGNGQRLAGGASSSNEGKPNGQGHGGNRLKGYGRPHYIPAVGMGQFRGPRPVRDQGNVYGGNGYRTHPTKGFNGGYGGAGLGLGSLYGNGIKGPMKGYSASAGVSNGQGSQSSGYENTRGAALGPQTGYANGATPNGFGSNHEGYGSVKGFGPQINGRGAGRVAALGGYEHQPEGFGSVTGRGAASSGGNGLKGGVLPTRQQAAASRPTAGVHDYLGPNEKHQNLASPGSQDKTYKQNQLHLGSGPESAPAVHRSPEPPHGLEPATLGPKGTKYKTEPGAVLSPENGRIQGAKEAKPDCGASRQWMKRLKSGNAGGAEANKPGGFNFPGLSNGHGAGLAYPYGGSIAQPGYGQGVYPAAGYENLYGALGQSLPAAEQSGGTTRVSFGEAPAGIDGISQLEAQPAGRLPNGAPPGGQTLGLTAEKSNSKYGVGGLQFGEPVHLGTNGAGNYGYGGNLQLPAGDGKAAGKYGYGGVLNGGQLLGLGNNGNVPDYGTLPYEAQPAGFTPEAISAGQHGLIGSPYHPAPSGFGYNGKSAAKYENVGYLKGQVKPEAVALPTPSLSLEDSPDLVGSFTPDEGVKDLSDGTAGLLDSSPAAETRGEAHLSENPDDLQLPRQIQIQQQLKLHFHPQGGKKYDLNGFFGNSDHQD, from the exons ATGGCGGGACGGCTTGTCCTTCAAGGAGTTCTGGTTCTTTGTTTGGTGCAGGCGGCACACACAGGCG GAAATGTACCTCAGAACGGCGGCAGGGCTGCATCGTTCCTGATCCCATCGAAAG gttATGGAGCTGGGATGAACAAAGGAGTTGGAATAAATg GAGGAAGAACTGCAGCCGCTAACG gATATGGAGCAAAAGCTGGACCAGCAAATCTACAAAAAATGAACGGTG GTTTTGGTGCTCCAGCTGGTGGATATGGCAGACAAGCAGCTAAAG GGTATGGAGTTATATCTGGACCAACCACTCTACAACAAATCAAAG GCTACGGGGCTCCAGCTGGTCCATATTTAGGACCAGCAACCAAAGGCAACG gTTATGGTGCTCATGCTGCAGCGTATGGTGGGCAAGGAGATAAAGGCAATg GTTACGGAGCTCAAGCCGGTGGATATGGAGGGCAAGGCAGTAAAGGCAATG GTCAAAGACTTGCAGGTGGAGCGTCGAGTAGCAATGAAGGAAAGCCAAATG GTCAGGGACATGGAGGGAACCGCCTGAAGGGATATGGCCGACCTCATTATATTCCAG CTGTGGGAATGGGACAGTTCAGAGGCCCCCGTCCTGTCAGAGACCAAGGGAATG tgtatggTGGTAATGGTTACAGAACTCATCCAACTAAAG GTTTCAATGGAGGTTATGGTGGAGCGGGTTTGGGTCTGGGATCTCTGTATGGAAACGGCATAAAGGGACCAATGAAAG gTTACAGTGCTTCAGCTGGTGTATCCAATGGACAAGGTTCACAATCCAGTG GATATGAAAATACCAGAGGAGCTGCTTTAGGACCCCAAACAG GGTATGCAAATGGAGCAACTCCCAATGGGTTTGGATCCAACCATGAAG GTTATGGATCTGTGAAAGGATTTGGTCCTCAAATTAATG GCCGTGGAGCTGGACGTGTTGCTGCGCTGGGGGGTTACGAACACCAACCTGAGG GTTTTGGGTCGGTGACTGGAAGAGGAGCAGCTTCATCGGGTGGAAACGGCCTGAAAGGCGGAGTCCTGCCGACTCGGCAACAGGCTGCTGCTTCCAGACCCACCGCTGGCGTTCACGACTACCTGGGGCCAAACGAGAAGCACCAGAACCTGGCTTCACCTGGGTCACAAGATAAAACTtacaaacagaaccagctgCACCTGGGCTCCGGTCCAGAATCGGCTCCAGCTGTACACAGATCCCCAGAGCCTCCGCACGGACTTGAACCGGCAACTTTGGGTCCAAAAGGAaccaaatataaaacagaaccaggagCGGTTCTTTCTCCAG aaaatgggAGAATTCAAGGAGCCAAAGAGGCCAAACCTG ACTGTGGAGCATCCAGACAGTGGATGAAGAGGCTAAAATCCG GGAATGCAGGCGGTGCTGAAGCAAACAAACCTG gaGGATTCAACTTTCCAGGACTCAGTAACGGACATGGAGCAG GTCTTGCGTATCCCTACGGAGGAAGCATTGCTCAGCCTg GTTACGGACAAGGCGTCTACCCTGCAGCTGGATACGAAAACCTATATGGAG ctCTTGGTCAGAGTTTGCCTGCTGCTGAACAGTCGG GTGGAACCACTCGGGTTTCATTTGGTGAAGCGCCTGCAGGAATTGACG GAATAAGTCAGTTGGAGGCTCAGCCTGCAGGCCGTCTTCCAAACGGTGCGCCTCCTGGTGGTCAGACGCTCGGACTGACTGCGGAGAAATCGAACTCCAAATACG GTGTTGGCGGGCTGCAGTTTGGGGAACCCGTCCATCTGGGAACCAACGGGGCAGGAAACTACG GTTATGGAGGTAacctgcagcttcctgcaggcGACGGTAAAGCAGCTGGAAAATACG gATATGGAGGCGTCCTAAACGGTGGGCAGCTTTTAGGCCTGGGCAACAATGGAAATGTACCAG ATTATGGGACTCTTCCCTATGAAGCTCAACCAGCTGGATTTACTCCTGAAGCGATTTCTGCCGGCCAACATG GCCTCATTGGATCACCGTATCATCCTGCACCTTCTGGATTTGGATATAACGGAAAATCAGCTGCAAAATATG AGAATGTGGGCTACTTAAAAGGACAAGTGAAGCCAGAAG CGGTTGCACTTCCCACTCCCAGTCTGTCCCTGGAGGACTCGCCAGACCTTGTAGGCTCCTTCACACCGGATGAGGGTGTGAAGGATTTATCCGACGGCACGGCGGGTCTACTGGACTCTTCACCTGCGGCAGAGACGCGGGGCGAAGCTCACCTGTCTGAGAATCCGGATGACCTGCAGCTGCCGCGGCAGATACAAATTCAGCAGCAACTCAAGCTGCATTTCCACCCTCAAG GAGGAAAGAAATATGACTTGAATGGATTCTTTGGGAACAGTGACCATCAAG ATTGA
- the cmn gene encoding calymmin isoform X3 produces the protein MAGRLVLQGVLVLCLVQAAHTGGNVPQNGGRAASFLIPSKGYGAGMNKGVGINGGRTAAANGYGAKAGPANLQKMNGGFGAPAGGYGRQAAKGNGAAAASQSGFGNIGNGYGVISGPTTLQQIKGYGAPAGPYLGPATKGNGYGAHAAAYGGQGDKGNGYGAQAGGYGGQGSKGQRLAGGASSSNEGKPNGQGHGGNRLKGYGRPHYIPAVGMGQFRGPRPVRDQGNVYGGNGYRTHPTKGFNGGYGGAGLGLGSLYGNGIKGPMKGYSASAGVSNGQGSQSSGYENTRGAALGPQTGYANGATPNGFGSNHEGYGSVKGFGPQINGRGAGRVAALGGYEHQPEGFGSVTGRGAASSGGNGLKGGVLPTRQQAAASRPTAGVHDYLGPNEKHQNLASPGSQDKTYKQNQLHLGSGPESAPAVHRSPEPPHGLEPATLGPKGTKYKTEPGAVLSPENGRIQGAKEAKPDCGASRQWMKRLKSGNAGGAEANKPGGFNFPGLSNGHGAGLAYPYGGSIAQPGYGQGVYPAAGYENLYGALGQSLPAAEQSGGTTRVSFGEAPAGIDGISQLEAQPAGRLPNGAPPGGQTLGLTAEKSNSKYGVGGLQFGEPVHLGTNGAGNYGYGGNLQLPAGDGKAAGKYGYGGVLNGGQLLGLGNNGNVPDYGTLPYEAQPAGFTPEAISAGQHGLIGSPYHPAPSGFGYNGKSAAKYENVGYLKGQVKPEAVALPTPSLSLEDSPDLVGSFTPDEGVKDLSDGTAGLLDSSPAAETRGEAHLSENPDDLQLPRQIQIQQQLKLHFHPQGGKKYDLNGFFGNSDHQD, from the exons ATGGCGGGACGGCTTGTCCTTCAAGGAGTTCTGGTTCTTTGTTTGGTGCAGGCGGCACACACAGGCG GAAATGTACCTCAGAACGGCGGCAGGGCTGCATCGTTCCTGATCCCATCGAAAG gttATGGAGCTGGGATGAACAAAGGAGTTGGAATAAATg GAGGAAGAACTGCAGCCGCTAACG gATATGGAGCAAAAGCTGGACCAGCAAATCTACAAAAAATGAACGGTG GTTTTGGTGCTCCAGCTGGTGGATATGGCAGACAAGCAGCTAAAG GTAAtggtgctgcagctgcttcacaAAGTGGATTTGGAAATATAGGCAACG GGTATGGAGTTATATCTGGACCAACCACTCTACAACAAATCAAAG GCTACGGGGCTCCAGCTGGTCCATATTTAGGACCAGCAACCAAAGGCAACG gTTATGGTGCTCATGCTGCAGCGTATGGTGGGCAAGGAGATAAAGGCAATg GTTACGGAGCTCAAGCCGGTGGATATGGAGGGCAAGGCAGTAAAG GTCAAAGACTTGCAGGTGGAGCGTCGAGTAGCAATGAAGGAAAGCCAAATG GTCAGGGACATGGAGGGAACCGCCTGAAGGGATATGGCCGACCTCATTATATTCCAG CTGTGGGAATGGGACAGTTCAGAGGCCCCCGTCCTGTCAGAGACCAAGGGAATG tgtatggTGGTAATGGTTACAGAACTCATCCAACTAAAG GTTTCAATGGAGGTTATGGTGGAGCGGGTTTGGGTCTGGGATCTCTGTATGGAAACGGCATAAAGGGACCAATGAAAG gTTACAGTGCTTCAGCTGGTGTATCCAATGGACAAGGTTCACAATCCAGTG GATATGAAAATACCAGAGGAGCTGCTTTAGGACCCCAAACAG GGTATGCAAATGGAGCAACTCCCAATGGGTTTGGATCCAACCATGAAG GTTATGGATCTGTGAAAGGATTTGGTCCTCAAATTAATG GCCGTGGAGCTGGACGTGTTGCTGCGCTGGGGGGTTACGAACACCAACCTGAGG GTTTTGGGTCGGTGACTGGAAGAGGAGCAGCTTCATCGGGTGGAAACGGCCTGAAAGGCGGAGTCCTGCCGACTCGGCAACAGGCTGCTGCTTCCAGACCCACCGCTGGCGTTCACGACTACCTGGGGCCAAACGAGAAGCACCAGAACCTGGCTTCACCTGGGTCACAAGATAAAACTtacaaacagaaccagctgCACCTGGGCTCCGGTCCAGAATCGGCTCCAGCTGTACACAGATCCCCAGAGCCTCCGCACGGACTTGAACCGGCAACTTTGGGTCCAAAAGGAaccaaatataaaacagaaccaggagCGGTTCTTTCTCCAG aaaatgggAGAATTCAAGGAGCCAAAGAGGCCAAACCTG ACTGTGGAGCATCCAGACAGTGGATGAAGAGGCTAAAATCCG GGAATGCAGGCGGTGCTGAAGCAAACAAACCTG gaGGATTCAACTTTCCAGGACTCAGTAACGGACATGGAGCAG GTCTTGCGTATCCCTACGGAGGAAGCATTGCTCAGCCTg GTTACGGACAAGGCGTCTACCCTGCAGCTGGATACGAAAACCTATATGGAG ctCTTGGTCAGAGTTTGCCTGCTGCTGAACAGTCGG GTGGAACCACTCGGGTTTCATTTGGTGAAGCGCCTGCAGGAATTGACG GAATAAGTCAGTTGGAGGCTCAGCCTGCAGGCCGTCTTCCAAACGGTGCGCCTCCTGGTGGTCAGACGCTCGGACTGACTGCGGAGAAATCGAACTCCAAATACG GTGTTGGCGGGCTGCAGTTTGGGGAACCCGTCCATCTGGGAACCAACGGGGCAGGAAACTACG GTTATGGAGGTAacctgcagcttcctgcaggcGACGGTAAAGCAGCTGGAAAATACG gATATGGAGGCGTCCTAAACGGTGGGCAGCTTTTAGGCCTGGGCAACAATGGAAATGTACCAG ATTATGGGACTCTTCCCTATGAAGCTCAACCAGCTGGATTTACTCCTGAAGCGATTTCTGCCGGCCAACATG GCCTCATTGGATCACCGTATCATCCTGCACCTTCTGGATTTGGATATAACGGAAAATCAGCTGCAAAATATG AGAATGTGGGCTACTTAAAAGGACAAGTGAAGCCAGAAG CGGTTGCACTTCCCACTCCCAGTCTGTCCCTGGAGGACTCGCCAGACCTTGTAGGCTCCTTCACACCGGATGAGGGTGTGAAGGATTTATCCGACGGCACGGCGGGTCTACTGGACTCTTCACCTGCGGCAGAGACGCGGGGCGAAGCTCACCTGTCTGAGAATCCGGATGACCTGCAGCTGCCGCGGCAGATACAAATTCAGCAGCAACTCAAGCTGCATTTCCACCCTCAAG GAGGAAAGAAATATGACTTGAATGGATTCTTTGGGAACAGTGACCATCAAG ATTGA
- the cmn gene encoding calymmin isoform X8 — translation MAGRLVLQGVLVLCLVQAAHTGGNVPQNGGRAASFLIPSKGYGAGMNKGVGINGGRTAAANGYGAKAGPANLQKMNGGFGAPAGGYGRQAAKGNGAAAASQSGFGNIGNGYGVISGPTTLQQIKGYGAPAGPYLGPATKGNGYGAHAAAYGGQGDKGNGYGAQAGGYGGQGSKGNGQRLAGGASSSNEGKPNGQGHGGNRLKGYGRPHYIPAVGMGQFRGPRPVRDQGNVYGGNGYRTHPTKGFNGGYGGAGLGLGSLYGNGIKGPMKGYSASAGVSNGQGSQSSENGRIQGAKEAKPDCGASRQWMKRLKSGNAGGAEANKPGGFNFPGLSNGHGAGLAYPYGGSIAQPGYGQGVYPAAGYENLYGALGQSLPAAEQSGGTTRVSFGEAPAGIDGISQLEAQPAGRLPNGAPPGGQTLGLTAEKSNSKYGVGGLQFGEPVHLGTNGAGNYGYGGNLQLPAGDGKAAGKYGYGGVLNGGQLLGLGNNGNVPDYGTLPYEAQPAGFTPEAISAGQHGLIGSPYHPAPSGFGYNGKSAAKYENVGYLKGQVKPEAVALPTPSLSLEDSPDLVGSFTPDEGVKDLSDGTAGLLDSSPAAETRGEAHLSENPDDLQLPRQIQIQQQLKLHFHPQGGKKYDLNGFFGNSDHQD, via the exons ATGGCGGGACGGCTTGTCCTTCAAGGAGTTCTGGTTCTTTGTTTGGTGCAGGCGGCACACACAGGCG GAAATGTACCTCAGAACGGCGGCAGGGCTGCATCGTTCCTGATCCCATCGAAAG gttATGGAGCTGGGATGAACAAAGGAGTTGGAATAAATg GAGGAAGAACTGCAGCCGCTAACG gATATGGAGCAAAAGCTGGACCAGCAAATCTACAAAAAATGAACGGTG GTTTTGGTGCTCCAGCTGGTGGATATGGCAGACAAGCAGCTAAAG GTAAtggtgctgcagctgcttcacaAAGTGGATTTGGAAATATAGGCAACG GGTATGGAGTTATATCTGGACCAACCACTCTACAACAAATCAAAG GCTACGGGGCTCCAGCTGGTCCATATTTAGGACCAGCAACCAAAGGCAACG gTTATGGTGCTCATGCTGCAGCGTATGGTGGGCAAGGAGATAAAGGCAATg GTTACGGAGCTCAAGCCGGTGGATATGGAGGGCAAGGCAGTAAAGGCAATG GTCAAAGACTTGCAGGTGGAGCGTCGAGTAGCAATGAAGGAAAGCCAAATG GTCAGGGACATGGAGGGAACCGCCTGAAGGGATATGGCCGACCTCATTATATTCCAG CTGTGGGAATGGGACAGTTCAGAGGCCCCCGTCCTGTCAGAGACCAAGGGAATG tgtatggTGGTAATGGTTACAGAACTCATCCAACTAAAG GTTTCAATGGAGGTTATGGTGGAGCGGGTTTGGGTCTGGGATCTCTGTATGGAAACGGCATAAAGGGACCAATGAAAG gTTACAGTGCTTCAGCTGGTGTATCCAATGGACAAGGTTCACAATCCAGTG aaaatgggAGAATTCAAGGAGCCAAAGAGGCCAAACCTG ACTGTGGAGCATCCAGACAGTGGATGAAGAGGCTAAAATCCG GGAATGCAGGCGGTGCTGAAGCAAACAAACCTG gaGGATTCAACTTTCCAGGACTCAGTAACGGACATGGAGCAG GTCTTGCGTATCCCTACGGAGGAAGCATTGCTCAGCCTg GTTACGGACAAGGCGTCTACCCTGCAGCTGGATACGAAAACCTATATGGAG ctCTTGGTCAGAGTTTGCCTGCTGCTGAACAGTCGG GTGGAACCACTCGGGTTTCATTTGGTGAAGCGCCTGCAGGAATTGACG GAATAAGTCAGTTGGAGGCTCAGCCTGCAGGCCGTCTTCCAAACGGTGCGCCTCCTGGTGGTCAGACGCTCGGACTGACTGCGGAGAAATCGAACTCCAAATACG GTGTTGGCGGGCTGCAGTTTGGGGAACCCGTCCATCTGGGAACCAACGGGGCAGGAAACTACG GTTATGGAGGTAacctgcagcttcctgcaggcGACGGTAAAGCAGCTGGAAAATACG gATATGGAGGCGTCCTAAACGGTGGGCAGCTTTTAGGCCTGGGCAACAATGGAAATGTACCAG ATTATGGGACTCTTCCCTATGAAGCTCAACCAGCTGGATTTACTCCTGAAGCGATTTCTGCCGGCCAACATG GCCTCATTGGATCACCGTATCATCCTGCACCTTCTGGATTTGGATATAACGGAAAATCAGCTGCAAAATATG AGAATGTGGGCTACTTAAAAGGACAAGTGAAGCCAGAAG CGGTTGCACTTCCCACTCCCAGTCTGTCCCTGGAGGACTCGCCAGACCTTGTAGGCTCCTTCACACCGGATGAGGGTGTGAAGGATTTATCCGACGGCACGGCGGGTCTACTGGACTCTTCACCTGCGGCAGAGACGCGGGGCGAAGCTCACCTGTCTGAGAATCCGGATGACCTGCAGCTGCCGCGGCAGATACAAATTCAGCAGCAACTCAAGCTGCATTTCCACCCTCAAG GAGGAAAGAAATATGACTTGAATGGATTCTTTGGGAACAGTGACCATCAAG ATTGA